The following DNA comes from Mycobacteroides immunogenum.
ATTGGGATGTCAGCTCAGGTAGAGCATCTGGAGGGCACCAGGGCTAGGGGGTACCACGTCGTCGGCCGTGCCGAAGCGCTGAGTTCGCTGCTTGTTGCACTTACCTACGACGAGCCGCACGTATTGGTGGGTCTGGACGACACCAAGTACGCGATTCGTGCCCGATTGAGCCATGCGGCACCGGCGGGCCAGGTGCTGGTGGCAGATTTGCCGCAGGCCGCACCCGAGTGTGCGGACACTACGGTACGCGACAAGTACGACCGCATCGTGCCCACTCGGGTCGAGACGGGGGGCACCGTCCGCAACTGGATGGCGGCGCGCGACGACACCGAGCGGCGCGTGTCGGAGATCTGGCGACGAGTGCTCGGGTCTGACAACTTCGGAGTGACCGACAGCTTCTTCGATATCGGTGGGAACTCGGTGCTGCTAGCGCTGGCGCAGAGGCTGGTGCAGGAGGAATTCGAGTGTCAGATCGCCCTCGTTGATCTATTCCGGTATCCGACGGTATCGAGTCTGTCGGCGTATCTGTCCAGTAGCGAGATCGCCTCCAATCCAGGCGGTCCCGATCCCGATCCTGTTGTGAGTGACCCCGGTCCCGGCGTGGGTATCGACCGTGCACGGATTCGTCGGGAAGCGCGCCGCCGTCGCCGGACACAGTAGGCGGTTGAGTTCTTACTTGTACCGATTGTTTTTTGTACTGACATGAGGAGTGATGAGATGACACAGATCGAGCTGAGTGGTGTGGCGGAGACAGCGATGTGGACGCTCTACACGCGCGCGAATGAAGCGCAACGGCCTGACGGGGTTTTGAAGGACCCGCAGTGTGTCGAGCTATTCGAGGCGATTGATTACCCCTATGAAAGCAAGTTCGGAAAAGATCAGACCGGCTTGCACGGCGAGAAATCTCGAATCTTCGACACCGTGGTACGCAGCTGGCTCGCCGAGAACCCCAGCGGCACCATCGTAGAACTGGGTGCCGGTCTGGAAACTCAGTTCCATCGTCTCGACAACGGCACAGTTTCATGGGTATGTGTGGATCTCCACGAAGTGATTGCAGTGCGGGGAAAGTTCCTGGCTCCCAACGAAAGATGCCGTTACATTGCTGCCGATGCTTGCGACGTGTCGTGGTTTGACCAGGTCGAACCAGGCCCCGTTCTTGTCACAGCGCAAAGCTTTCTCATGTTCTTACAGGAGGAGCAGGCGCGACAGTTGCTTGTTGCTATCATCGACCGATTTCCGGGTGTGGAAATCGTCTTCGACACGATTTCGCCGGCCATTTCCCAAAAAATGGTTAACGGATACAAGCCGACCGAGAACTATGAATTCCCGCCCGCCCCATGGGGTATCAAGTGGAGCGACGTCGCCCCGCTACTTCATCGGTGGCACGCGGGTATCTCCAAAGTCGAGGTGCAGAGTTTCGGTGCCGTCCACGGAATCCTGAATGTGGTGAAGCCGCTGTTCCTTCGGGTTCCCCCGCTGCGCGGCATGCTGCCGGCCGTGGCGCATCTGAAAACGTAGATAAGGGTCGCCTACTTGTCCAGGTTCTGAGGTCCATAGGCGAGATAAGAGCAGAAAAAACCATGGCTATCAATATGATTCGCAACCCCTGCTTTGGGGAGTGGTGAAGAGTTGAAGGGATTGTTATGCGCGTAGTGTTTTTCGGGTATCAGACTTGGGGTTACCGGACTTTGCAAGCATTGATCGATTTGGGGCACGAGGTTGTGCTTGCGGTCACCCACCCCACGAGTGACGAGTCCTATAAGGCGATTTGGTCAGCGCCGGTCGACCAACTTGCGCGCGACCACGGCATCCCGGCGCATTGCACCAAGAGGGTCGATGAGGAGACCATCGATTTAGTCAAGAGTGTTGAACCCGATGTTATCGTCGTCAATAGCTGGTACAACCGGATGCCGGTTGAGCTCTACGATTTACCCCCGCACGGCACCCTGAACTTTCACGACTCGTTGTTGCCGAGATTTACCGGATTCTCCCCAGTCCTATGGGCTTTGATCAGTGGTGAGTCCGAGTTCGGATTGACCGTGCATCGAATGGACAGTGGGCTCGATACTGGCGACATCCTGGTACAGCGTTCGGTGCCGATTGGCCCCACGGATACCGGCACCGAGTTGGTATTGCGCGGGATGGAACTGATTCCGGACGTGCTGGCAGAAGCACTGAGCGCACTGGAGTCCGGCTCGGCCGTTTGGCGGCCGCAGAACAAGTCCGAGCGGACGTTCTGTCACAAGCGTTCGGAGCGGGACAGCGCGCTCGATTGGGCGAGGCCGGCGGAGGTCCTGGAACGGTTTGTTCGTGCGCTCTCTGACCCGTACCCCCGGGCGTTCACCTACTACAACACCGAACGGATAGAGGTTTTGGAGGCGCGCGTGTCCGAGGCTAGATACGGCGGCACGCCAGGGCGGGTGACCGTGCAGGAACAAGGCGGCGCGGTGGTGTGCGGTTCTGACGCTTATCGTGCCGAAAACCGCGGATTGGTGATTACCCGTATTCGGTGTGCTGACGGGAGCGAAGTCAGCGGCGAAGAATACTTCCGTCGCGGGGGATACCTATACAGCGGCAATTGATCTCGCCCGGCATAGCAGGTATGTCGTAGGTCAGGGGCCGCGAGTCCTGGGGGTGAGCCTCTTGGCTCCAGACCAGGCCGCGTCCCTTGGCCCACGAGAGGAAACGTCATACCCAAATGAACGCCCGGCAGCAAGGGGAGTGCGTCGACGAGCTGTTGGTGGCGGCCGGTTACTCGGAGGCCGCGGCGATGCGCCATCCGGAGGTCGATTCTTGACGACGCCAGAACTCGGCGAAACGGCCTCCTAGCTCGGTGAGTTCGGCGATCGAACCCTCCTCAACCACCTGGCCGTCGTCAATGAACAAGACGTGATCGGCATTGCGGATGGCGCTGAGCCGATGGGCGATCATCACCTTGGTGCGGACGCGCGGATCGTTACCGATAGCGTCGGTGACTGCTGTCTCATTCTCGGTGTCCAGGGCGCTCGTGGCTTCGTCGATGAGCAGAATTGGCGCGGGTTTAAGGAGGGCGCGGGCGATGCTGACGCGCTGACGCTCGCCTCCGGACAGTGCGGTGCCGGCTTCGCCGACGCGGGTTTGTTCGGCTTGCGGTAGGCGCCCGATGATTTCATCGACGCGGGCCAGTGTGATGGCTTGGTGGGCCTGTTCCTCGTTTGCGCTGGGGTGGCCGACGAGGATGTTGTCACGGATGGGGCCGTCGAAGAGGTAGGGGTGCTGGAAGATCATGCTGACTTGTGCGCGGCGGGTCGCGGGGTTGAGGCTGGTGATATCGGTTCCATCGATTAGGATTTGGCCGCTCTCGGGTTGTTGTAGGCCGGCGATGAGAGACAAGATGGTGCTTTTTCCGGAGCCCGACGGCCCGATGATAGCGGTGGTGGTGCCCGGTTCGAGAGTGAAGTTGATACCGGTGAGCACGTGTTCGCTTGTGCCGGGGTAGCGGAAGGTGACATCGCGGAATTGGATTAGAGGGGCCGGCGTTTGGGTGCAGTCGAGGGTGTGTGCGGGTTGGTCCGCGGCATCCGCGGTGATGATGGTGTTGAGGCGTTCGAAGACGGCGCGGGAGTTTTCCACAGCGCCGGCTAGGTCGGCCAGGACGGTGAAGGGTTCCAGGAATCGCACGATTACAACCATCAGTGCGACGGCCTGGGGGGCACCGATTTCACCGTGCAGTGCCAGCATTGCTGTGGTGCCGGCCAGCAGGATGAGCGCGATTTGGCTCACTACGCTAAATAGCAGTTGTCCAGGGATTTGAAATAGCAACAGACGCATGGTGGTACCGCGCGCGGCGGCGACGGCTTGGCCGGTTTGGCTACGCGCCGGTGTGACGCGTCGGCTAGCGCGCAATGCGGCTTGGGTGCGTGCGAATTCCAGAATGCGTTCGGTTAATACGCTGTGGGCCTGGGTGTCTGCCTCATCGGCCGAGCGCACTATGCGGATTCCGGCCAGCAGCGCGCCGAGTAGCAGCGGCAAGGTGATCGCGGCGGCGACCCCCAACTTCCACGAAATGAAGAACAGTCCGATAGTGATGGCTGCGGGCAGTAACGCCGCGCCGATCAGCGGGGTCAGTAGATTGGTGATGAATCCCACCAGTTCGGGCCCGCCGGATGAGATCGCCTGGCGCGCTAGGGCAGTGCGTTCGGCGGTGAACCAGCCAAGAGGGATATGGGTGAGCCGGTCGGCGACCTGGTGCTGAGAGTCGTTGAGCAGCGCGAATCCGATGCCGTAGCCGGTGCGTGCTAGCGCGGTGTCTACGATCCAGCCGCCAACGGTGACTGCGGTCAGCATTCCGAGCCAGGGCAGGGCGGCGGCCGCGGCCGCGCCGAACAGCGCGCCAAGTAGAGGCACCAAGAGCAGACAACTTGCCGCCCTTAGTGCCACCGAGGCCACCGCGAGCACGCTATATGTGTACAGGGCTCCGCGATGCGTGGACGGAATCAAGCGGATCAGGCTAGAAAGCATCAGACGTTCCCTCCGGCAAGAGCACTCGAGGGCTCGTGGCGGTGGCCCTCCCATAAACGCCGATACCGGCCATTGTGTGCGAGCAGATCGGTGTGGGTACCGGTCTCGACGATCCGACCGTGATCGAGGACCACGATTTGGTCGGCATCGGCGATGGTATGCAGGCGGTGTGCGATGACAAGTACCGTGCGATTGTCGATGAGCTTGGCCAGAGCCTGTTGCACCAGGTATTCAGATTCAGGGTCGGCGAATGCGGTGGCTTCGTCCAGTATCAGGATCGGGGTATCGGCCAGCAGTGCGCGGGCGATGGTGAGCCGTTGCTTTTCGCCGCCGGAGAGCTGTGTGTTGGTATCCAACATGGTGTCGTAGCCGTGTGGCAGCCGCAGGATTCGGTCATGGATCTGCGCGTCACGCGCCGCGGATTCGATGTCGGTGTCGGTGGCCTCCGGGAGTGCCAGCGCGATGTTCTCCCGAACCGTTCCAGCGACGAGCTGCACATCCTGGAAAACGAATCCCACCTTGGCATACAACTCATCGGGGGTGAGCGCCCGAATATCGTTGCCGTCGATGCGGATAGCGC
Coding sequences within:
- a CDS encoding class I SAM-dependent methyltransferase, translating into MTQIELSGVAETAMWTLYTRANEAQRPDGVLKDPQCVELFEAIDYPYESKFGKDQTGLHGEKSRIFDTVVRSWLAENPSGTIVELGAGLETQFHRLDNGTVSWVCVDLHEVIAVRGKFLAPNERCRYIAADACDVSWFDQVEPGPVLVTAQSFLMFLQEEQARQLLVAIIDRFPGVEIVFDTISPAISQKMVNGYKPTENYEFPPAPWGIKWSDVAPLLHRWHAGISKVEVQSFGAVHGILNVVKPLFLRVPPLRGMLPAVAHLKT
- a CDS encoding methionyl-tRNA formyltransferase, with the protein product MRVVFFGYQTWGYRTLQALIDLGHEVVLAVTHPTSDESYKAIWSAPVDQLARDHGIPAHCTKRVDEETIDLVKSVEPDVIVVNSWYNRMPVELYDLPPHGTLNFHDSLLPRFTGFSPVLWALISGESEFGLTVHRMDSGLDTGDILVQRSVPIGPTDTGTELVLRGMELIPDVLAEALSALESGSAVWRPQNKSERTFCHKRSERDSALDWARPAEVLERFVRALSDPYPRAFTYYNTERIEVLEARVSEARYGGTPGRVTVQEQGGAVVCGSDAYRAENRGLVITRIRCADGSEVSGEEYFRRGGYLYSGN
- a CDS encoding ABC transporter ATP-binding protein, producing MLSSLIRLIPSTHRGALYTYSVLAVASVALRAASCLLLVPLLGALFGAAAAAALPWLGMLTAVTVGGWIVDTALARTGYGIGFALLNDSQHQVADRLTHIPLGWFTAERTALARQAISSGGPELVGFITNLLTPLIGAALLPAAITIGLFFISWKLGVAAAITLPLLLGALLAGIRIVRSADEADTQAHSVLTERILEFARTQAALRASRRVTPARSQTGQAVAAARGTTMRLLLFQIPGQLLFSVVSQIALILLAGTTAMLALHGEIGAPQAVALMVVIVRFLEPFTVLADLAGAVENSRAVFERLNTIITADAADQPAHTLDCTQTPAPLIQFRDVTFRYPGTSEHVLTGINFTLEPGTTTAIIGPSGSGKSTILSLIAGLQQPESGQILIDGTDITSLNPATRRAQVSMIFQHPYLFDGPIRDNILVGHPSANEEQAHQAITLARVDEIIGRLPQAEQTRVGEAGTALSGGERQRVSIARALLKPAPILLIDEATSALDTENETAVTDAIGNDPRVRTKVMIAHRLSAIRNADHVLFIDDGQVVEEGSIAELTELGGRFAEFWRRQESTSGWRIAAASE